One window of the Mesorhizobium shangrilense genome contains the following:
- a CDS encoding GNAT family N-acetyltransferase: MVAIPLLEETSGGTAGAMVSGLAGLAREADPAHIEILASNRPERKLAVYPASAGFDLVEELDYLCARTVEPNVFFNPRFLAPAMPRLEDREVRLAVIRDGDEYRNRLRLLVPFSVERPAIPLGVPVMRTWSSPFGPLGTPLVDRDDPIGVVEDFFSMLSRPHLKLPKVFVLPDVRLDGPVASLLATVAETRGLTMITTGKSERPMLESELDGEDYLKASLRSHHHREFRRLKRRLADLGRLEHVVARGPDEIRHAIESFLTLEAAGWKGRERTAMAIDRYRAAFAREAVHRLAEHDMCRIHSLTLDGRTVASLIVFVEAGVAYTWKTAYDETLSAYSPGTLLMIEVTRQNLDDPNIDMTDSCAVPDHPVMSRLWMERKPMGTLVIGLTPDADRPVRQAASQLHLYRETRNMARLLRNRMRSLLGRR, translated from the coding sequence ATGGTGGCCATCCCATTGCTTGAGGAAACCAGTGGCGGCACGGCCGGCGCGATGGTGTCGGGCCTCGCTGGCCTCGCCCGCGAGGCTGATCCGGCGCATATCGAAATCCTGGCCAGCAATCGGCCCGAACGCAAACTCGCTGTATATCCGGCATCCGCCGGCTTCGACCTTGTCGAGGAACTCGATTATCTGTGCGCCCGCACGGTCGAGCCCAATGTCTTCTTCAACCCGCGCTTCCTGGCCCCTGCCATGCCGCGGCTGGAGGATCGCGAAGTGCGGCTGGCCGTCATTCGCGACGGCGACGAGTATCGCAACCGGCTGCGCTTGCTGGTGCCGTTCTCTGTCGAACGGCCGGCAATACCGCTCGGCGTCCCCGTCATGCGCACATGGTCGAGCCCGTTTGGTCCGCTCGGCACGCCGCTTGTCGACCGTGACGACCCCATCGGCGTCGTCGAGGACTTCTTCTCCATGCTGTCCAGGCCGCACCTCAAGCTGCCGAAAGTGTTCGTGCTGCCGGATGTGCGGCTCGACGGCCCGGTGGCAAGCCTGCTCGCCACCGTGGCCGAGACACGCGGCCTGACGATGATCACCACCGGCAAGTCCGAACGCCCGATGCTGGAAAGCGAGCTCGACGGCGAGGACTATCTGAAGGCATCATTGCGTTCACACCACCATCGCGAGTTCCGCCGGCTGAAGCGACGTCTCGCCGACCTCGGGCGGCTGGAGCATGTCGTGGCGCGCGGGCCCGATGAGATCCGTCACGCCATCGAAAGCTTCCTGACGCTGGAGGCGGCGGGATGGAAAGGCCGCGAGCGCACGGCCATGGCGATCGACCGCTACCGCGCAGCCTTCGCCCGCGAGGCCGTGCATCGGCTGGCCGAACACGATATGTGCCGCATCCATTCGCTGACGCTCGACGGCCGCACCGTCGCCTCCCTGATTGTGTTCGTCGAGGCCGGCGTCGCCTATACCTGGAAGACGGCCTATGACGAGACGCTATCGGCCTATTCGCCGGGCACACTGCTGATGATCGAGGTGACCAGGCAGAATCTCGACGATCCCAACATCGACATGACCGATTCCTGCGCCGTACCCGATCACCCGGTGATGAGCCGGCTATGGATGGAGCGCAAGCCGATGGGCACACTGGTCATCGGGCTGACGCCGGATGCGGACCGTCCCGTCCGGCAAGCAGCGTCACAGCTTCACCTCTACCGCGAGACCCGCAACATGGCGCGCCTCCTGCGCAACCGCATGCGCAGCCTGCTGGGAAGGCGGTAG
- a CDS encoding lipopolysaccharide biosynthesis protein, which produces MRFSAATTAGRFLPQRLALRINPLLGRIDAVLFTADERGEAGRMSLIAFSIRIISAVIAFVSQVLMARWIGSFEYGIFVLVWVTMVIVGNLACLGFHTSVIRFIPEYRERGLMDELRGIVVASRQFVLVASTAIAGLGALGVWLFSPWLESYYVVPFILGVICLPMIALSDLLQGQSRANSWALFALSPTYLVRPVLILAFMALMLLAGYAPNARTAIFASIAATYVTTLGQLIGVTTRMEGQIPAGPMKVHFAEWFIVSLPIFLVESFFFLLTNADVLMVGAYMDPNDVAVYFATVKTLALVHFVYFAVKAGVAQRYAQFTHGEPEKLAAFARETVSWTFWPSLLMALLVLVLGEPMLTLFGPEFAAGYPLLYLLVFGVVARAAVGPCESLLTMSGNQNICAAVYAMTLAFNIGLNVLLIPRFGLWGAAMSTTFAMMFEASALSFTVWRKLGIVMLIFVPAKGDA; this is translated from the coding sequence GTGCGCTTTTCCGCGGCAACGACGGCCGGGCGGTTTTTGCCGCAGCGTTTGGCGCTGCGTATAAATCCGCTGCTTGGGCGCATCGATGCCGTGCTGTTCACCGCCGACGAGCGCGGCGAAGCCGGCCGCATGTCGCTCATCGCCTTTTCCATCCGCATCATCAGCGCCGTCATCGCCTTCGTCAGCCAGGTGCTGATGGCGCGCTGGATAGGGTCTTTCGAATACGGCATTTTCGTCCTGGTCTGGGTGACGATGGTCATTGTCGGCAACCTCGCCTGCCTTGGCTTCCACACCTCCGTCATCCGCTTCATTCCCGAGTACCGCGAGCGCGGCCTGATGGACGAGTTGCGTGGCATCGTGGTTGCCAGCAGGCAATTCGTGCTGGTGGCCTCGACCGCGATCGCGGGCCTGGGCGCGCTCGGTGTCTGGCTGTTCTCGCCATGGCTCGAAAGCTACTATGTCGTGCCGTTCATCCTTGGCGTCATCTGCCTGCCGATGATTGCGCTCTCCGACCTGCTGCAGGGCCAGTCGAGGGCGAACAGCTGGGCGCTGTTTGCATTGTCGCCAACCTATCTCGTGCGGCCGGTGCTGATCCTCGCTTTCATGGCGCTGATGCTGCTGGCCGGCTATGCGCCAAACGCCAGGACAGCGATATTCGCCTCGATCGCCGCCACCTATGTCACCACGCTCGGTCAACTCATCGGCGTCACCACGCGCATGGAAGGACAGATCCCGGCCGGGCCGATGAAGGTTCATTTCGCCGAATGGTTCATCGTGTCGCTGCCGATCTTCCTCGTCGAGAGCTTCTTCTTTCTGCTCACCAACGCCGATGTATTGATGGTCGGCGCCTATATGGATCCCAACGACGTTGCCGTCTATTTCGCCACGGTCAAGACGCTGGCACTGGTCCATTTCGTCTACTTCGCCGTCAAGGCGGGGGTCGCCCAGCGCTACGCGCAGTTCACCCATGGCGAACCCGAAAAGCTCGCCGCCTTCGCCCGCGAGACGGTGTCGTGGACCTTCTGGCCGTCACTGCTGATGGCACTGCTGGTGCTGGTGCTGGGCGAGCCGATGCTGACGCTGTTCGGCCCTGAATTCGCCGCCGGCTATCCGCTTCTGTACCTGCTGGTCTTCGGCGTCGTCGCCCGCGCCGCCGTTGGCCCCTGCGAAAGCCTGCTCACCATGAGCGGCAACCAGAATATCTGCGCCGCGGTCTACGCCATGACACTGGCCTTCAACATCGGCCTCAACGTGCTGCTGATCCCGCGTTTCGGCCTGTGGGGGGCAGCAATGTCCACGACCTTCGCCATGATGTTCGAGGCCAGCGCCCTATCTTTCACCGTATGGCGCAAGCTCGGCATCGTCATGCTCATCTTCGTGCCCGCCAAGGGAGACGCTTGA
- the secA gene encoding preprotein translocase subunit SecA produces MVSLGGLARKVFGSSNDRRVKSTRPRVEAINAMENEMRALSDADLVARTAKFRQDIANGATLDDLLVPAFATAREAARRVLGMRPFDVQLIGGMVLHNGGIAEMRTGEGKTLVATLPVYLNALAGKGVHVVTVNDYLATRDSEWMGRVYKFLGLSVGVIVHGLTDEERSIAYAADVTYATNNELGFDYLRDNMKYERAQMVQRGHNYAIVDEVDSILVDEARTPLIISGPLEDRSEMYNTIDTFIIQLQPQDYEIDEKQKTSIFTEEGTEKLENLLRDAGLLKGESLYDVENVAIVHHVNNALKAHRLFQKDKDYIVRNGEIVIIDEFTGRMMPGRRYSEGLHQALEAKEHVAIQPENQTLASVTFQNYFRLYKKLAGMTGTALTEAEEFGNIYNLDVTEIPTNLPVIRKDEDDEVYRTVEEKYKAIVKEIREASAKGQPTLVGTTSIEKSEQLAERLRKDGFKDFEVLNARHHEREAAIVAQAGKPGAITIATNMAGRGTDIQLGGNAEMRIADELGDMPEGPEREAMEKAIREDIARLKEKALAAGGLYVLATERHESRRIDNQLRGRSGRQGDPGRSKFFLSLQDDLMRIFGSERMDGMLQKLGLKEDEAIIHPWINKALEKAQMKVEARNFDIRKNLLKYDDVSNDQRKVVFEQRIELMDGEGLTETITEMREGVIDEIVAKAIPENAYAEQWNAAGLKADVAEFLNLDLPIEDWVKEEGIAEDDIRERISQAAEVAAKERSERFGPEVMTYVERSVVLQSLDHLWREHIVNLDHLRSVVGFRGYAQRDPLQEYKGEAFELFQAMLGNLRQAVTAQLMRVELVRQAAEAPPPQAPDMFGTHIDGTTGENDFEDGNTALLVRSETAAIVAPEDRDPNNQATWGKVGRNEACPCGSGKKYKHCHGAFA; encoded by the coding sequence ATGGTCAGTCTCGGCGGTCTCGCCCGTAAGGTTTTCGGCTCCTCCAACGACCGTCGGGTCAAGTCGACCCGACCTCGTGTCGAGGCGATCAATGCCATGGAAAACGAGATGCGGGCGCTCTCCGACGCCGACCTCGTCGCCAGGACCGCGAAATTCCGCCAGGACATCGCCAACGGCGCCACTCTGGACGATCTGCTGGTGCCGGCATTCGCCACCGCGAGAGAGGCGGCACGCCGCGTGCTCGGCATGCGCCCCTTCGACGTACAGTTGATCGGCGGCATGGTCCTGCACAATGGCGGTATCGCCGAGATGCGCACCGGCGAGGGCAAGACCCTGGTCGCGACCCTGCCCGTCTATCTCAACGCGCTCGCCGGCAAAGGCGTCCACGTCGTCACTGTCAACGACTATCTCGCCACGCGCGATTCCGAATGGATGGGCCGCGTCTACAAGTTCCTGGGCCTCTCGGTCGGCGTCATCGTCCACGGCCTTACGGACGAGGAACGCAGCATCGCCTACGCCGCGGATGTCACCTACGCCACCAACAACGAGCTCGGCTTCGATTATCTGCGCGACAACATGAAATACGAGCGCGCCCAGATGGTGCAGCGCGGTCACAATTACGCGATCGTCGACGAAGTCGACTCCATCCTGGTCGATGAAGCCCGCACGCCGCTGATCATTTCCGGTCCGCTCGAGGACCGTTCGGAAATGTACAACACCATCGACACTTTCATCATCCAGCTGCAGCCGCAGGATTACGAGATCGACGAGAAGCAGAAGACCTCGATCTTCACCGAGGAAGGCACCGAGAAGCTGGAGAACCTGCTGCGCGACGCCGGCCTGCTCAAGGGCGAGTCGCTCTATGACGTCGAGAACGTCGCCATCGTCCACCACGTCAACAACGCGCTGAAGGCGCATCGGCTGTTCCAGAAGGACAAGGACTACATCGTCCGCAACGGCGAGATCGTCATCATCGACGAGTTCACCGGCCGCATGATGCCGGGCCGCCGCTATTCGGAAGGCCTGCACCAGGCGCTCGAAGCCAAGGAGCATGTGGCGATCCAGCCTGAGAACCAGACGCTGGCGTCCGTCACCTTCCAGAACTATTTCCGCCTCTACAAGAAGCTGGCCGGCATGACCGGTACGGCGCTGACCGAGGCCGAGGAATTCGGCAACATCTACAATCTCGACGTCACTGAGATCCCGACCAACCTGCCGGTCATCCGCAAGGATGAGGATGACGAGGTCTACCGGACGGTCGAGGAGAAATACAAGGCGATCGTCAAGGAGATCCGCGAAGCCAGCGCCAAGGGCCAGCCGACGCTGGTCGGCACGACCTCGATCGAGAAATCCGAGCAGCTGGCCGAGCGCCTGCGCAAGGATGGCTTCAAGGACTTCGAGGTGCTGAACGCGCGCCACCACGAGCGTGAGGCGGCGATCGTCGCCCAGGCCGGCAAGCCCGGCGCCATCACCATCGCCACCAACATGGCCGGCCGCGGCACCGACATCCAGCTCGGCGGCAACGCCGAGATGCGCATCGCCGACGAGCTTGGCGACATGCCTGAAGGCCCCGAGCGCGAGGCCATGGAAAAGGCCATCCGCGAGGACATCGCCCGCCTGAAGGAAAAGGCACTCGCCGCCGGCGGCCTCTACGTGCTCGCCACCGAGCGCCATGAGAGCCGGCGCATCGACAACCAGCTTCGTGGCCGCTCCGGCCGCCAGGGCGACCCCGGCCGTTCGAAATTCTTCCTGTCGTTGCAGGACGACCTGATGCGCATCTTCGGCTCCGAGCGCATGGACGGCATGCTGCAGAAGCTCGGCCTCAAGGAGGACGAGGCGATCATCCACCCCTGGATCAACAAGGCGCTGGAAAAGGCGCAGATGAAGGTCGAGGCGCGCAATTTCGACATCCGCAAGAACCTCTTGAAATATGACGACGTATCGAACGACCAGCGCAAGGTGGTGTTCGAGCAGCGCATCGAGCTGATGGATGGTGAAGGGCTCACCGAGACCATCACCGAGATGCGCGAGGGCGTCATCGATGAGATCGTCGCCAAGGCCATCCCTGAAAATGCCTATGCCGAGCAGTGGAACGCCGCCGGCCTCAAGGCCGATGTGGCCGAGTTCCTCAACCTCGATTTGCCGATCGAGGATTGGGTCAAGGAAGAAGGTATCGCCGAGGACGACATCCGCGAGCGCATCTCGCAGGCCGCAGAGGTCGCCGCCAAGGAGCGCTCCGAGCGCTTCGGCCCCGAGGTGATGACCTATGTCGAGCGCTCGGTGGTCTTGCAGTCACTTGACCATCTCTGGCGTGAGCACATCGTCAATCTCGACCATCTGCGTTCTGTCGTCGGCTTCCGCGGCTACGCCCAGCGCGACCCGCTGCAGGAATACAAGGGCGAGGCGTTCGAGCTGTTCCAGGCGATGCTGGGCAATCTGCGCCAGGCGGTCACCGCGCAGCTGATGCGCGTCGAACTGGTCCGCCAGGCGGCCGAGGCCCCGCCCCCCCAGGCGCCCGACATGTTCGGCACGCATATCGACGGCACCACCGGCGAGAACGACTTCGAGGACGGCAACACTGCCCTTCTGGTCCGTTCGGAAACGGCCGCCATCGTCGCTCCCGAGGATCGCGACCCCAACAACCAGGCGACATGGGGCAAGGTTGGCCGCAACGAGGCCTGCCCCTGCGGTTCCGGCAAGAAATACAAGCACTGTCACGGGGCGTTTGCGTAA
- a CDS encoding peptidylprolyl isomerase yields MSLLFRRASLASLGLAFGLSAFSLSPVMAQEAAPAQQDATAPAAAPVDPNTVVATINGQPLTEADLVLAEGELSQQFAQLPPEQRRAAALSAAIEIRVMAAQAVTTGLDKDPDFQRRMAFLQQRALHGEMVEKGVVDKVTDAEVRARYDQEIANTPPANEVHARHILVKTKEEADAIIKQLDGGADFQKLANEHTSDPSGKTNGGDLGWFGPGQMVPEFDKAVFALDVGKYTEQPVQSQFGWHVIKVEDKRTKQPPAFDDVKDQAKQAVIRDKYFALVKSLRAEAKVEIPDANLKKAVDTLESAK; encoded by the coding sequence ATGTCCCTATTGTTCCGCCGCGCGTCGCTTGCCAGCCTTGGTCTGGCATTCGGACTGTCGGCTTTTTCGCTGTCGCCTGTCATGGCGCAGGAAGCCGCTCCCGCCCAACAGGACGCCACGGCTCCGGCCGCCGCGCCGGTCGACCCGAACACCGTGGTCGCCACGATCAACGGCCAGCCGCTCACCGAGGCGGACCTCGTGCTTGCCGAAGGCGAGCTGTCGCAGCAGTTCGCTCAGTTGCCGCCCGAGCAGCGCCGCGCCGCCGCACTTTCGGCGGCCATCGAAATCCGCGTCATGGCTGCCCAGGCTGTCACCACCGGCCTCGACAAGGATCCCGACTTCCAGCGCCGCATGGCTTTCCTGCAGCAGCGCGCCCTGCATGGCGAGATGGTCGAGAAGGGTGTCGTCGACAAGGTCACGGATGCCGAGGTTCGCGCCCGCTACGACCAGGAAATCGCCAACACGCCGCCTGCCAACGAGGTGCACGCTCGTCACATCCTCGTGAAGACGAAGGAAGAGGCCGACGCCATCATCAAGCAGCTCGACGGCGGCGCTGATTTCCAGAAGCTCGCCAACGAGCATACCAGCGATCCGAGCGGCAAGACCAATGGCGGCGATCTCGGCTGGTTCGGCCCTGGCCAGATGGTGCCGGAATTCGACAAGGCGGTCTTCGCGCTGGACGTCGGAAAATACACCGAGCAGCCGGTGCAGTCGCAGTTCGGCTGGCACGTCATCAAGGTCGAGGACAAGCGCACCAAGCAGCCGCCGGCATTTGACGACGTCAAGGACCAGGCCAAGCAGGCGGTTATCCGCGACAAGTACTTCGCGCTGGTCAAGTCGCTGCGCGCCGAAGCCAAGGTGGAAATTCCCGACGCGAACCTGAAGAAGGCCGTCGATACGCTGGAAAGCGCCAAGTAA
- a CDS encoding TetR/AcrR family transcriptional regulator — protein MADDVDRGRKSIGARRNPASAGAILDAAEAVLVEAGYSGFSIEAVARRARAGKPTIYRWWPSKAALLLEVYQRQKRVDVPDTGILEEDLVGFLTNLFSHWRETSSGSVFRSLIAEAQSDETAAAALAGYAGGRRAHTGQIIERAKARGEVAADIDAAVVADLVASYAWRHLLTNRLEEPEAAIRKVVRYLLQGITAPGR, from the coding sequence ATGGCTGACGACGTGGATCGGGGACGCAAATCGATCGGCGCCCGACGCAATCCCGCCAGCGCCGGCGCCATTCTCGACGCTGCCGAGGCGGTGCTGGTCGAAGCGGGCTATTCCGGGTTTTCGATCGAGGCGGTGGCGCGGCGTGCACGCGCCGGAAAGCCGACCATCTATCGCTGGTGGCCAAGCAAGGCCGCGCTGCTGCTCGAAGTCTACCAGCGCCAGAAGCGCGTCGACGTTCCCGACACCGGCATACTGGAGGAAGATCTTGTCGGCTTCCTGACGAACCTGTTCTCGCACTGGCGCGAGACATCGTCGGGCAGCGTGTTCAGGTCGCTGATCGCCGAGGCACAGTCGGATGAAACCGCGGCCGCCGCGCTTGCCGGCTATGCTGGTGGACGCCGTGCCCATACCGGCCAGATCATCGAGCGCGCCAAGGCAAGAGGCGAGGTTGCTGCCGATATCGATGCCGCTGTTGTCGCCGACCTCGTGGCTTCCTATGCCTGGAGGCATCTCTTGACCAACCGGCTTGAGGAGCCTGAAGCGGCGATACGCAAGGTGGTCCGCTACCTCTTGCAAGGCATAACCGCGCCCGGCAGGTAA